A genomic segment from Streptosporangium roseum DSM 43021 encodes:
- the rbsK gene encoding ribokinase, translated as MISVFGSANMDLVAYVEAAPGLGETVTGREFRTIPGGKGANQAIAAARAGAEVVFLGAVGDDAFGPELRRTLAGAGVDVSGLRTVPGPSGIAQIVVDGQGGNSIIVVPGANGAVTAPTEAELEVIARSDVLLLQLELPIEAVTAAARAARAAGTTVILTPAPVQPLPDELLDAVDILVANEHEAAAITGLAGHEDAARELRTRVGWVIITLGSRGALTAAPGAGPAVRVRAPEVRAVDTTAAGDTFVGALAAAHVERQSPDRAVRFAGAAAALSVQREGASTSMPSRAEIDRSLARSDA; from the coding sequence ATGATCTCGGTATTCGGCAGCGCCAACATGGACCTGGTGGCCTATGTCGAGGCCGCTCCCGGGCTCGGCGAGACCGTGACCGGCCGGGAGTTCCGCACGATCCCCGGTGGCAAGGGCGCCAACCAGGCCATCGCCGCCGCGCGCGCCGGAGCCGAGGTCGTCTTCCTCGGCGCCGTGGGCGACGACGCCTTCGGGCCCGAGCTGCGCCGGACGCTGGCCGGGGCCGGGGTCGACGTCAGCGGTCTGCGCACCGTCCCGGGCCCCTCGGGCATCGCCCAGATCGTGGTCGACGGGCAGGGGGGCAACTCCATCATCGTGGTCCCCGGCGCCAACGGCGCGGTGACCGCGCCCACCGAGGCCGAGCTGGAGGTCATCGCCCGCTCCGACGTCCTGCTGCTGCAGCTCGAACTCCCCATTGAGGCGGTCACCGCCGCCGCCCGCGCCGCCCGCGCGGCGGGGACCACGGTGATCCTCACCCCCGCCCCGGTCCAGCCGCTCCCCGACGAGCTGCTGGACGCCGTGGACATCCTCGTCGCCAACGAGCACGAGGCCGCGGCGATCACCGGGCTGGCCGGCCACGAGGACGCGGCGCGGGAGCTGAGGACCCGGGTCGGCTGGGTCATCATCACCCTGGGGTCACGCGGCGCGCTCACCGCCGCGCCCGGCGCCGGCCCGGCCGTGCGCGTCCGGGCACCCGAGGTGCGGGCGGTGGACACCACGGCGGCGGGCGACACGTTCGTGGGGGCGCTCGCCGCCGCCCACGTCGAGCGGCAGTCCCCCGACCGGGCCGTCCGGTTCGCCGGCGCGGCCGCGGCCCTGTCCGTCCAGCGTGAGGGGGCCAGCACCTCGATGCCGAGCCGCGCCGAGATCGACCGGAGCCTCGCCCGTTCCGATGCCTGA
- a CDS encoding ADP-ribosylglycohydrolase family protein, which produces MIRLTWVQPEDLVGHELRQAAEDGREVTEIAARWHAAGGHDAPPRAGASPEVPPVRLRRLAEDLLDELAALPSPLPEPSTLAGIVAACPEWPSGPRRSPGAAGAVRGDGPAAGSPDPRLLDRMLGAWLGRAAGCVLGKPVEKIPREGIRAIAEATGNWPIRGWFTAEGLPAEIGARWPWNRRSAVNSLAENIDGVPEDDDLNFALLALALLERHGRAFTTENVAQLWLDELPGGRVFTAERAAYRNLLTGLEPPAEEGGRPAFPDPPDGGAGGGRDAADRRGGAVPASTATFRNPFREWIGALIRADVHGWVNPGDPATAAEFAWRDARLSHTANGIYGSMFVAAMCATALVASSVEEVVAAGLAVVPPESRLAVAVRQAAEDARGEEDFERVVDRLHERHGALHWVHTINNAALITAALVHGRGDFTASIAGAVAGGWDTDSAGATVGSIAGALRGASAIPPEWSLKNRLSSSVTGFDGIGLDELAGRTLALVTEES; this is translated from the coding sequence ATGATCAGGCTGACCTGGGTGCAGCCGGAGGACCTGGTCGGGCACGAGCTGCGTCAGGCCGCGGAGGACGGCCGCGAGGTGACGGAGATCGCCGCGCGCTGGCACGCCGCGGGCGGGCACGACGCCCCGCCCCGGGCGGGGGCCTCGCCCGAGGTCCCCCCGGTACGGCTGCGCCGCCTGGCCGAGGACCTGCTCGACGAGCTGGCCGCGCTCCCCTCCCCGCTCCCCGAGCCCTCGACCCTGGCCGGGATCGTCGCGGCCTGCCCGGAATGGCCGTCCGGTCCGCGGCGGTCGCCGGGGGCGGCCGGAGCCGTGCGCGGCGACGGGCCGGCGGCCGGCTCCCCGGACCCGCGGCTCCTGGACCGGATGCTGGGGGCGTGGCTCGGCCGGGCGGCGGGATGCGTGCTGGGCAAGCCGGTGGAGAAGATCCCCCGGGAGGGGATCAGGGCGATCGCCGAGGCGACCGGGAACTGGCCCATCCGCGGCTGGTTCACCGCCGAGGGCCTGCCCGCCGAGATCGGCGCGCGCTGGCCGTGGAACCGGCGCAGCGCGGTCAACAGCCTCGCCGAGAACATCGACGGCGTCCCCGAGGACGACGACCTCAACTTCGCGCTGCTCGCGCTGGCCCTGCTGGAACGGCACGGCCGCGCTTTCACCACCGAGAACGTCGCCCAGCTCTGGCTGGACGAGCTGCCCGGCGGGCGGGTGTTCACCGCCGAGCGCGCCGCCTACCGCAACCTGCTGACGGGGCTGGAACCGCCCGCCGAAGAGGGCGGGCGTCCCGCCTTCCCCGATCCGCCGGACGGCGGGGCGGGAGGCGGCCGGGATGCCGCGGATCGGCGGGGCGGAGCCGTCCCCGCCTCCACGGCGACCTTCCGCAACCCGTTCAGGGAGTGGATCGGCGCGCTGATCCGGGCCGACGTCCACGGCTGGGTCAACCCGGGCGACCCGGCGACGGCCGCGGAGTTCGCCTGGCGCGACGCCCGGCTCAGCCACACCGCCAACGGGATCTACGGCTCCATGTTCGTGGCCGCGATGTGCGCCACGGCGCTGGTGGCCTCCTCCGTCGAGGAGGTGGTCGCCGCCGGTCTCGCCGTGGTCCCGCCGGAGTCCCGGCTGGCCGTCGCCGTACGGCAGGCCGCCGAGGACGCGCGCGGGGAAGAGGACTTCGAGCGGGTCGTCGACCGGCTCCACGAGCGTCACGGAGCCCTGCACTGGGTTCACACGATCAACAACGCCGCGCTGATCACGGCCGCGCTGGTGCACGGCCGGGGCGACTTCACCGCCTCGATCGCCGGCGCCGTGGCGGGCGGCTGGGACACCGACTCGGCCGGGGCGACCGTGGGCTCGATCGCCGGCGCGCTGCGCGGCGCGTCCGCGATCCCGCCGGAGTGGTCGTTGAAGAACCGGCTGTCCAGCAGTGTCACCGGGTTCGACGGCATCGGCCTGGACGAGCTGGCGGGCCGTACGCTGGCTCTGGTGACGGAGGAATCATGA
- a CDS encoding ADP-ribosylglycohydrolase family protein, translating to MSVTAGGLEDKAVGCVAGAAVGDALGGATEGWTPEQISERYGGHVEGLVPPFFEDWRNARPIAPYHKGDGHITDDTLMTHALIRVYERVGGHLDAYAAADHLVPEMMGEKRWIPELETEALPLHRVFLAEKWLVLRLHYGHVDPREAGVGNIVNCGAAMYMAPVGVVNAADPDAAYAEAIELAGAHQSSYGREAAGVLAAAVAEAMRPGATADSVVATCLRLARDGTAAAIDAVCSAARDLGHWDGSFETLRAAMKPYDTVADTYRDQGLGARRPSRQHSIEELPLALAFLLIAKGGFRDTVLGGVNYGRDADSIASMGGAIAGALGGREAIPADWLGQISTASRTDLVTPGLSLARVARGIHTADLERRRAHESAFAALLGAAG from the coding sequence GTGAGTGTGACCGCGGGTGGGCTTGAGGACAAGGCCGTCGGATGCGTGGCGGGCGCCGCGGTGGGCGACGCGCTCGGCGGCGCCACCGAGGGCTGGACGCCCGAGCAGATCAGCGAGCGCTACGGCGGGCACGTCGAGGGCCTGGTCCCGCCGTTCTTCGAGGACTGGCGGAACGCCCGGCCCATCGCGCCCTACCACAAGGGCGACGGCCACATCACCGACGACACCTTGATGACGCACGCGCTGATCCGGGTCTACGAGCGGGTCGGAGGCCATCTGGACGCCTACGCGGCAGCCGATCACCTGGTGCCGGAGATGATGGGCGAGAAGCGCTGGATCCCCGAGCTGGAGACCGAGGCGCTCCCGCTGCACCGGGTCTTCCTGGCGGAGAAGTGGCTGGTGCTGCGGCTGCACTACGGCCACGTGGACCCGCGCGAGGCCGGGGTCGGCAACATCGTGAACTGCGGCGCGGCGATGTACATGGCGCCGGTCGGCGTGGTGAACGCCGCCGACCCCGACGCCGCCTACGCCGAGGCGATCGAGCTGGCCGGCGCCCACCAGTCCAGTTACGGCCGGGAGGCGGCCGGGGTGCTCGCCGCCGCGGTGGCCGAGGCCATGCGGCCGGGCGCGACGGCCGACTCGGTGGTCGCCACCTGCCTGCGGCTCGCCCGGGACGGCACGGCGGCGGCCATTGACGCGGTCTGCTCGGCGGCCCGCGACCTCGGCCACTGGGACGGCTCCTTCGAGACGCTGCGCGCGGCCATGAAGCCCTACGACACCGTCGCCGACACCTACCGCGACCAGGGACTCGGCGCCCGGCGCCCGAGCCGCCAGCACAGCATCGAGGAGCTCCCGCTCGCCCTGGCGTTCCTGCTGATCGCCAAGGGCGGCTTCCGCGACACCGTCCTCGGCGGCGTCAACTACGGCCGCGACGCCGACTCCATCGCCTCCATGGGCGGCGCCATCGCCGGTGCCCTCGGCGGGCGGGAGGCGATCCCCGCCGACTGGCTCGGCCAGATCTCCACCGCCAGCCGTACCGACCTCGTCACCCCCGGCCTGTCCCTGGCCCGTGTCGCCCGCGGCATCCACACCGCCGACCTGGAGCGCCGCCGCGCCCACGAGTCCGCTTTCGCCGCCCTCCTCGGAGCCGCCGGATGA
- a CDS encoding ADP-ribosylglycohydrolase family protein: protein MMRGDRILGAFAGVAIGDAAGWPSSRHRAGVHAPWSRRLHRELDAFAEEHRVTTLPVPFALNQPVAPLVIGPSDDAEWLAWTALTIDQDRAEAFTGLAGRDDVRARISVRTALDNLARGLGPPASGHDNPHFFDDAAVVRAVAFGARGLDPTADAQVTNAGDGVLGAVAMARAIGVLVDGGQMGDAVEAALDALPDDTVIGRATRTALAVARRAGDPFGAVPALDAALFDHVYSYGIAAAETFPVALALAEVSGGSPGTAVPAAACLAAAADSAPALTGALTGAFTGHDALPPGWSTTLTGCCLPELAGNDLLDIARGWIA, encoded by the coding sequence ATGATGCGGGGGGACAGGATCCTGGGGGCGTTCGCCGGGGTGGCGATCGGCGACGCGGCGGGGTGGCCGTCGTCACGGCACCGGGCCGGGGTGCACGCGCCGTGGAGCAGGCGGCTCCACCGCGAGCTCGACGCCTTCGCCGAGGAGCACCGGGTGACCACGCTGCCGGTGCCGTTCGCGCTCAACCAGCCGGTCGCGCCGCTGGTGATCGGGCCGTCCGACGACGCCGAGTGGCTCGCCTGGACCGCGCTCACCATCGACCAGGACCGTGCGGAGGCGTTCACCGGCCTCGCCGGCCGGGACGACGTCAGGGCGCGGATCTCGGTGCGGACCGCGCTGGACAACCTCGCGCGGGGGCTCGGCCCCCCTGCCAGCGGCCACGACAACCCGCACTTCTTCGACGACGCCGCGGTCGTGCGGGCGGTCGCCTTCGGGGCCAGAGGGCTGGACCCGACGGCCGACGCCCAGGTCACCAACGCCGGCGACGGCGTGCTCGGCGCCGTCGCGATGGCCCGCGCGATCGGCGTCCTGGTGGACGGCGGGCAGATGGGCGACGCCGTGGAGGCCGCGCTGGACGCGCTCCCCGACGACACCGTCATCGGCCGCGCGACCCGTACCGCGCTCGCGGTCGCGCGCCGCGCGGGCGATCCGTTCGGCGCGGTGCCCGCGCTGGACGCGGCACTGTTCGACCACGTCTACAGCTACGGGATCGCCGCCGCCGAGACGTTCCCGGTGGCTCTCGCGCTGGCGGAGGTCTCCGGCGGCTCGCCGGGCACCGCCGTCCCGGCCGCCGCCTGCCTGGCCGCCGCGGCGGACTCCGCGCCCGCGCTGACCGGCGCGCTGACCGGGGCGTTCACCGGCCACGACGCGCTGCCTCCGGGGTGGAGCACCACCCTGACCGGCTGCTGCCTGCCCGAGCTGGCGGGCAACGATCTGCTGGACATCGCGAGGGGATGGATCGCTTGA
- a CDS encoding ADP-ribosylglycohydrolase family protein, producing MTLTHRGRARGCLLGLAAGDALGRPAENLSPEQIAARWGRLTEIDGGGTDDTEYTIFAASLLVRHGHALTPQDVALAYRQEIIPLVDGPMKGAGFSELGAVQALRRGLEPPLTGQWHRHGWSDGLAMRAAPYGIFAAGDPGEAARLVEIDGCVSNAGEGILGGRAVAGAVAAAMTGASPEEVVAAGLAVIPGDSWTARNVNRAREAVLDPSGPGEVAARLHEAVVVRHYPWTDLAPEAVALAFAAYLLGRGEVEESVVVAANLGRDADTTAAIAGALAGAGRGEAAVPERWARQIGPVEGRCLPVTAGRHVLDVADQLVEGT from the coding sequence GTGACCTTGACACATCGGGGGCGCGCCCGGGGGTGTCTGCTCGGCCTCGCGGCCGGCGACGCTCTCGGGCGCCCGGCGGAGAACCTCTCGCCTGAGCAGATCGCCGCCCGCTGGGGCAGGCTGACCGAGATCGACGGCGGGGGCACCGACGACACCGAGTACACCATCTTCGCGGCCTCCCTGCTCGTGCGGCACGGGCACGCGCTGACCCCGCAGGACGTCGCCCTGGCCTACCGCCAGGAGATCATTCCCCTGGTCGACGGCCCCATGAAGGGGGCGGGCTTCTCCGAGCTCGGCGCCGTCCAGGCGCTCCGGCGGGGCCTCGAACCGCCGCTGACCGGCCAGTGGCACCGGCACGGCTGGTCGGACGGCCTGGCCATGCGCGCGGCGCCGTACGGGATCTTCGCCGCCGGAGACCCCGGCGAGGCCGCCCGCCTGGTGGAGATCGACGGCTGCGTGAGCAACGCGGGCGAGGGCATCCTCGGCGGCCGCGCGGTCGCCGGGGCGGTGGCCGCCGCGATGACAGGGGCCTCTCCGGAGGAGGTGGTCGCGGCCGGACTCGCCGTGATCCCCGGCGACTCGTGGACCGCCCGCAACGTCAACCGGGCCCGGGAGGCCGTCCTGGACCCCTCCGGACCCGGCGAGGTCGCCGCGCGGCTGCACGAGGCGGTCGTGGTCCGGCACTACCCGTGGACGGACCTGGCCCCCGAGGCCGTCGCCCTGGCCTTCGCCGCCTACCTGCTGGGCAGGGGAGAGGTGGAGGAGTCCGTGGTGGTCGCGGCGAACCTGGGACGGGACGCCGACACCACCGCGGCCATCGCCGGCGCCCTGGCCGGGGCGGGACGCGGTGAGGCGGCGGTGCCGGAGCGGTGGGCACGGCAGATCGGCCCGGTCGAGGGACGATGCCTGCCGGTGACCGCAGGACGGCACGTGCTCGACGTGGCCGATCAGCTCGTGGAAGGGACGTAG
- a CDS encoding ABC transporter substrate-binding protein, translated as MRKRVVLAAGLLVLAAGCGSESPAAAPDEPVKIKFQSLAWQKESIAANKQLVEEWNKANPKIQVEYIQGSWDNVNDQLVTSFEAGDPPDVIHDDSPALSGFANRGYLLDLTDKVPAELKSDIPQAAWDTVTFGDGKGGQGVYGVPFLQESQVIIGNKKLLDKAGVRIPTPENPWTWDEFAEISKKLTKGDAYGVAWPMKSPVNKVLNLGLNFGGTFFQTDAAGKTTVKVGAEEREVLQRIHDQLHKDKSADPSALGMGSADPLPGFYAGKYAMLPVGVYLRQQVVEQAPDGFEWVTLPPLKGATAEQGAVSQTLSVATDSKYPEQSLKFISFFLNGPNQVKLAKGDWLLPTSVKAAADPAMTTEENGWNVATASVKNLVVAPFLKVNGFDEWKSKVATPALQQYFANKITLDETAKKLVDEGNKVLERYNQ; from the coding sequence ATGCGCAAGAGGGTCGTGCTGGCCGCAGGCCTCCTCGTTCTGGCCGCCGGATGCGGTTCGGAATCGCCCGCGGCAGCCCCCGACGAGCCGGTGAAGATCAAATTCCAGAGCCTCGCCTGGCAGAAGGAGTCGATCGCCGCCAACAAGCAGCTCGTCGAGGAGTGGAACAAGGCCAACCCCAAGATCCAGGTCGAGTACATCCAGGGGAGCTGGGACAACGTCAACGACCAGCTCGTCACCTCCTTCGAGGCGGGCGACCCCCCGGACGTCATCCACGACGACTCCCCGGCGCTGTCCGGCTTCGCCAACCGCGGCTACCTGCTGGACCTCACGGACAAGGTCCCGGCCGAGCTGAAGAGCGACATCCCGCAGGCCGCCTGGGACACCGTCACCTTCGGCGACGGCAAGGGCGGGCAGGGCGTGTACGGCGTGCCGTTCCTCCAGGAGTCGCAGGTCATCATCGGCAACAAGAAGCTGCTCGACAAGGCGGGCGTGCGCATCCCGACCCCGGAGAATCCGTGGACGTGGGACGAGTTCGCCGAGATCTCCAAGAAGCTCACCAAGGGTGACGCCTACGGTGTCGCCTGGCCGATGAAGTCGCCGGTCAACAAGGTGCTCAACCTGGGCCTGAACTTCGGCGGCACGTTCTTCCAGACCGACGCCGCCGGCAAGACGACGGTGAAGGTGGGCGCCGAGGAGCGCGAGGTGCTCCAGCGCATCCACGACCAGCTCCACAAGGACAAGTCCGCCGACCCGTCCGCGCTCGGCATGGGCTCCGCCGACCCGCTGCCCGGCTTCTACGCCGGCAAGTACGCGATGCTGCCCGTCGGCGTCTACCTGCGCCAGCAGGTCGTGGAGCAGGCGCCGGACGGCTTCGAGTGGGTCACCCTCCCGCCGCTGAAGGGCGCCACCGCCGAGCAGGGCGCCGTCTCGCAGACGCTGTCGGTCGCCACCGACAGCAAGTATCCCGAGCAGTCGCTGAAGTTCATCTCCTTCTTCCTGAACGGTCCGAACCAGGTCAAGCTCGCCAAGGGCGACTGGCTGCTGCCGACCTCGGTCAAGGCCGCGGCCGACCCGGCCATGACGACCGAGGAGAACGGCTGGAACGTGGCGACCGCATCGGTCAAGAACCTCGTGGTCGCGCCGTTCCTGAAGGTCAACGGCTTCGACGAGTGGAAGAGCAAGGTGGCCACGCCGGCGCTGCAGCAGTACTTCGCCAACAAGATCACTCTCGACGAGACGGCGAAGAAGCTGGTCGACGAGGGCAACAAGGTGCTGGAGCGGTACAACCAGTGA
- a CDS encoding carbohydrate ABC transporter permease, translating to MGKALRYLALAGYIVFLAFPLVWLLSTALKTPQEMASLDPTWIPRSPTLTNFADAFAEQDLVGSGVRSLVVAVVSAVLTVILALPAAYALARYRSMLNRIAIGWVLVSQVFPFILIILPLFMVLRRLDLVNTLTGLTVVHVTFTLPFALWMLQGYVRAVPRELEEAAAVDGAGRVRSLLSVVAPLLAPGVVATLLFSFISSWNEFLFALIVLKDPDVATLPLTLVKFTGAEGVVRLGPLAAASLLATIPSLVFFAFIQRRLRSGLMAGAVKG from the coding sequence ATGGGCAAGGCGTTGCGTTATCTGGCCCTGGCCGGCTACATCGTCTTCCTGGCGTTCCCGCTGGTCTGGCTGCTGTCCACGGCGCTGAAGACCCCGCAGGAGATGGCGAGCCTGGATCCGACGTGGATCCCGCGCTCACCGACGCTGACCAACTTCGCCGACGCCTTCGCGGAGCAGGACCTGGTCGGCAGCGGGGTGCGCAGCCTCGTCGTCGCGGTGGTCAGCGCGGTGCTCACCGTGATCCTGGCGCTGCCCGCCGCCTACGCGCTGGCCCGCTACCGTTCGATGCTCAACCGGATCGCGATCGGGTGGGTTCTGGTCAGCCAGGTCTTCCCGTTCATCCTGATCATCCTCCCGCTGTTCATGGTGCTGCGCAGGCTGGACCTGGTGAACACGCTGACCGGCCTGACCGTCGTGCACGTCACCTTCACGCTGCCGTTCGCGCTGTGGATGCTCCAGGGATACGTCCGTGCCGTACCGCGCGAGCTGGAGGAGGCCGCCGCGGTGGACGGGGCCGGGCGGGTGCGGTCGCTGCTGAGCGTCGTCGCCCCGCTGCTGGCCCCCGGCGTGGTCGCGACCCTGCTGTTCTCGTTCATCTCCTCCTGGAACGAGTTCCTGTTCGCCCTGATCGTCCTCAAGGACCCGGATGTGGCGACCCTGCCGCTGACGCTGGTGAAGTTCACCGGCGCGGAGGGGGTCGTGCGCCTCGGGCCGCTCGCCGCAGCCTCGCTTCTGGCGACGATCCCGAGCCTGGTGTTCTTCGCATTCATCCAGCGACGGCTGAGGTCCGGCCTGATGGCCGGGGCCGTCAAGGGATAG
- a CDS encoding carbohydrate ABC transporter permease: MTLTADRPVRTVPPKKPRKGGRQGREALLLMLPALVPVLVFSVGPLLYGIFLAFTDARSGRNAVTSFVGLSNFGDLLTDGDFWASFRIGMIWAVSVTVLQFLASLGLALLLNQKMRFRGFARVLAMVPWAMPPVVIGLMWRLVYHPDAGILNSMLGTEIDWLNDFSIALPAVIVVGIWTGMPQTTVVLLAGLQSVPKELYEAVEVDGAGVWRRFWNITLPQLRPVIVAITSLDFVWNINQFGLVYVLTQGGPGGQTRLPMLFAYEEAFRYGFFGYAATLGVAIVIVVLAVLGVYLWRQMREAS, from the coding sequence GTGACCCTCACCGCCGACCGGCCGGTCAGGACGGTGCCCCCGAAGAAGCCCCGCAAGGGCGGCCGGCAGGGGCGCGAGGCGCTGCTGCTGATGCTGCCCGCCCTGGTGCCCGTGCTGGTGTTCAGCGTGGGGCCGCTGCTGTACGGAATCTTCCTGGCCTTCACCGACGCGCGCTCCGGGCGCAACGCGGTCACCTCGTTCGTCGGCCTGTCGAACTTCGGGGACCTGCTGACCGACGGGGACTTCTGGGCGTCGTTCCGGATCGGGATGATCTGGGCGGTCTCGGTGACCGTGCTGCAGTTCCTGGCCTCGCTGGGGCTGGCGCTGCTGCTCAACCAGAAAATGCGGTTCCGGGGGTTCGCCCGGGTGCTGGCCATGGTGCCGTGGGCGATGCCGCCGGTGGTCATCGGGCTGATGTGGCGGCTGGTCTACCACCCGGACGCCGGGATCCTCAACAGCATGCTGGGCACCGAGATCGACTGGCTCAACGACTTCTCCATCGCGCTGCCCGCGGTGATCGTCGTCGGGATCTGGACCGGCATGCCGCAGACCACGGTGGTGCTGCTGGCCGGGTTGCAGAGCGTCCCCAAGGAGCTGTACGAGGCGGTCGAGGTGGACGGCGCGGGTGTCTGGCGCAGGTTCTGGAACATCACCCTGCCCCAGCTCCGCCCGGTCATCGTGGCCATCACCTCGCTGGACTTCGTCTGGAACATCAACCAGTTCGGGCTGGTCTACGTTCTCACGCAGGGCGGCCCGGGAGGCCAGACCCGCCTGCCGATGCTGTTCGCCTACGAGGAGGCCTTCCGCTACGGCTTCTTCGGCTACGCGGCCACCCTGGGCGTGGCGATCGTGATCGTCGTGCTGGCCGTGCTGGGCGTCTACCTCTGGCGGCAGATGCGGGAGGCGAGCTGA
- a CDS encoding LacI family DNA-binding transcriptional regulator: MSDGPTITTIAERAGVSIASVSRVLNGLPTREDTVRRVLSAADELGYVPNSVARSLKSRRTNQVAFAMADIGNPVYLTMVREIQPVLKAAGYRLVLHSTDADVAEEIDVLRSLGERYVDGLIMIPLRIGEAHLKAVEAARAPVVIIGSVPDGTRVDNVRTDSRTGVRLALEHFHSLGRRRIGFVNGPLDTVPGSARSTAYAEGIRELGLPYDENLVEIGDFYRAEGAQAVSRLLSRAPDLDAVMCANDLIALGALDVLRRAGRRVPEDVAVAGMDDIDLAAVAWPSLTSVSLGSAERGRLAAELLLDRLGNGDRDPKVVTVPPHLMIRASTVGEETP; the protein is encoded by the coding sequence GTGAGCGACGGGCCGACGATCACCACGATCGCGGAGCGGGCGGGCGTCTCGATCGCCTCGGTCTCCCGCGTGCTCAACGGGCTGCCGACCCGCGAGGACACCGTGCGCCGGGTGCTCAGCGCGGCCGACGAGCTGGGATACGTCCCCAACTCGGTGGCCCGGTCGCTGAAGTCGCGCCGGACCAACCAGGTGGCCTTCGCCATGGCCGACATCGGCAACCCGGTCTACCTGACGATGGTCCGCGAGATCCAGCCGGTGCTGAAGGCGGCGGGATACCGTCTCGTGCTGCACTCCACGGACGCGGACGTGGCCGAGGAGATCGACGTGCTCCGCAGCCTCGGAGAGCGCTACGTGGACGGGCTCATCATGATCCCGCTACGGATCGGCGAGGCCCACCTGAAGGCCGTCGAGGCGGCCCGCGCCCCCGTGGTCATCATCGGCTCGGTGCCGGACGGCACGCGGGTGGACAACGTCCGCACCGACTCGCGCACCGGCGTACGGCTGGCGCTGGAGCACTTCCACTCCCTGGGGCGCCGCCGCATCGGATTCGTCAACGGCCCGCTGGACACGGTCCCCGGCTCGGCCCGGTCCACGGCCTACGCCGAGGGGATCAGGGAGCTCGGCCTGCCGTACGACGAGAACCTGGTGGAGATCGGCGACTTCTACCGCGCCGAGGGGGCGCAGGCGGTGAGCCGGCTGCTGTCCAGGGCGCCCGACCTGGACGCCGTCATGTGCGCCAACGACCTGATCGCGCTCGGCGCGCTGGACGTCCTGCGCCGGGCGGGCCGGCGGGTGCCGGAGGACGTGGCGGTGGCCGGCATGGACGACATAGACCTGGCCGCCGTCGCCTGGCCCTCGCTGACCAGCGTCTCCCTCGGCTCGGCCGAGCGTGGCCGGCTGGCGGCCGAACTGCTCCTGGACCGGCTGGGCAACGGCGACCGGGACCCCAAGGTGGTCACCGTGCCGCCCCACCTCATGATCCGGGCCTCGACCGTGGGAGAGGAGACCCCGTGA
- a CDS encoding TNT domain-containing protein (This protein contains a domain related to Tuberculosis Necrotizing Toxin, which is the C-terminal effector domain of outer membrane channel protein CpnT, and which has a lethal NAD+-glycohydrolase activity.) yields MRHFRRRAPLAAAIGLVTAAFTGVAAHAATGAHPASGPPGTYCPSASAAGVPVAAGLPCVDTITRPRPVPATDTASSVHTAPATNVAPPTDTVPSVNAGAATQPEASGRTAPTADGKPSKQVCGPPYLDDDPILGPKYLPEDGPLGKILRDYKPLNGISPQEFVDRYWDESTNWWRYPQDYGFAHSGGYANGKLLVRTVTLPVGTDLDRFGGEQGSFVSPLGASYVGRALPPNNLNTFQAAPKYICNYHTYKVIKEFKVDGGPAAAAFQQEGAGRQYHLVSKYIPEAPRTSPEVSVAWLLDNGYLKASN; encoded by the coding sequence GTGCGGCATTTTCGACGACGCGCACCGCTGGCCGCCGCCATCGGCCTCGTCACTGCTGCTTTCACCGGTGTCGCGGCCCATGCCGCCACCGGCGCCCATCCGGCCTCCGGCCCGCCCGGCACCTACTGCCCGTCCGCCTCGGCCGCCGGAGTGCCGGTCGCGGCGGGCCTTCCGTGCGTGGATACGATCACGCGGCCGCGCCCCGTGCCGGCCACGGACACCGCGTCGTCCGTGCACACCGCGCCGGCCACGAACGTCGCGCCGCCCACGGACACCGTCCCGTCCGTGAACGCCGGGGCCGCCACTCAGCCGGAGGCCTCCGGCCGGACGGCCCCCACGGCGGACGGCAAACCCTCCAAGCAGGTCTGCGGGCCGCCGTACCTCGACGACGACCCGATCCTCGGGCCCAAGTATCTCCCGGAGGACGGGCCGCTCGGCAAGATCCTGCGCGACTACAAGCCGCTGAACGGGATCTCCCCGCAGGAGTTCGTCGACCGCTACTGGGACGAGAGCACCAACTGGTGGCGCTACCCGCAGGACTACGGCTTCGCCCACTCCGGCGGCTACGCCAACGGCAAGCTGCTGGTGCGGACGGTGACACTGCCGGTCGGCACGGACCTCGACCGTTTCGGCGGCGAGCAGGGCTCCTTCGTCTCCCCGCTCGGCGCGTCCTACGTCGGGCGCGCGCTGCCGCCGAACAATCTCAACACCTTTCAGGCGGCCCCGAAATACATCTGCAACTACCACACCTACAAGGTGATAAAGGAGTTCAAAGTGGATGGCGGTCCGGCCGCCGCGGCATTCCAGCAGGAAGGCGCCGGACGGCAGTACCACCTGGTGAGCAAGTACATTCCCGAAGCGCCCCGGACGTCCCCGGAGGTGTCCGTGGCATGGCTGCTCGACAACGGATACCTGAAAGCGTCGAACTGA